One stretch of Odocoileus virginianus isolate 20LAN1187 ecotype Illinois chromosome 26, Ovbor_1.2, whole genome shotgun sequence DNA includes these proteins:
- the APEH gene encoding acylamino-acid-releasing enzyme encodes MERQVLLSEPEEAVALYRGLSRQPALSAACLGPEVTTQYGGHYRTVHTEWTQRDLERMENIRFCRQYLVFHDGDSVVFAGPAGNSVETRGELLSRESPSGAMKAVLRKAGSTGEEKQFLEVWEKNRKLKSFNLSALEKHGPVYEDDCFGCLSWSHSETHLLYVAEKKRPKAESFFQTKALDVSGSDDEAARPKKPDQAIKGDQFLFYEDWGENMASKGMPVLCVLDVESGNISVLEGVPESVSPGQAFWAPGDTGVVFAGWWHEPFRLGIRFCTNRRSALYYVDLTGGNCELLSDDSLAVTSPRLSPDQCRIVYLQFPSLSPHQQCGQLCLYDWYTRVTVVVVDVVPRQLGENFSGIYCSLLPLGCWSADSQRVVFDTAQRSRQDLFAVDTQKGTVTPLTAGGSGGSWKLLTIDRDLMVAQFSTPSLPPCLKVGFLPPAGMEQEVVWVSLEEAEPIPDISWSIRVLQPPSEQENAQYVGLDFEVILIQPSDPPDKTQVPMVVTPHGGPHSSFVTSWMLFPAMLCKMGFAVLLVNYRGSTGFGQDSILSLLGNVGSQDVKDVQFAVEQVLQEEHFDAGRVALLGSSHGGFLSCHLIGQYPETYGACVVRNPVINIASLFGYTDIPDWCVVEAGHLYNSDCLPDPILWCEMLNKSPIKYTPQVKTPVLLMLGQEDRRVPFKQGMEYYRALKARNVPVRLLLYPKSNHALSEIEVESDSFMNTVIWICTHLGH; translated from the exons ATGGAGCGGCAG GTGCTGCTGAGCGAGCCCGAAGAGGCGGTGGCGCTGTACCGGGGCCTTAGCCGCCAGCCCGCGCTGAGCGCCGCCTGCCTGGGCCCGGAGGTCACCACGCAGTACGGGGGTCACTACAGGACGGTGCACACTG AATGGACCCAGAGGGACCTGGAACGCATGGAGAACATCCGATTCTGCCGCCAGTACCTGGTGTTCCATGATGGGGACTCAGTGGTGTTTGCAGGGCCTGCGGGCAACAGTGTGGAGACCCGGGGGGA GCTGCTAAGCAGAGAATCTCCTTCAGGTGCCATGAAAGCCGTCCTGCGCAAGGCTGGAAGCACTGGGGAGGAGAAGCAGTTTTTGGAG GTCTGGGAGAAGAACCGGAAGCTCAAGAGCTTCAACCTGTCAGCGCTGGAGAAACATGGGCCAGTTTACGAGGATG ACTGCTTTGGCTGCCTGTCCTGGTCGCACTCGGAGACACACTTACTATACGTGGCAGAGAAGAAGCGCCCCAAGGCTGAGTCCTTCTTTCAGACCAAAGCCTTGGATGTCAGTGGCAGCGATGATGAGGCGGCCAGGCCGAAGAAGCCAGACCAGGCCATTAAG GGGGACCAGTTTTTGTTTTACGAAGACTGGGGAGAAAACATGGCTTCCAAAGGCATGCCTGTACTCTGTGTGCTGGATGTCGAGAGTGGCAACATCTCTGTGCTTGAGGGGGTCCCTGAGAGTGTGTCCCCTGGCCAG GCCTTCTGGGCCCCTGGAGACACAGGTGTGGTGTTCGCCGGCTGGTGGCATGAACCCTTCCGGTTGGGCATCCGCTTCTGCACCAATCGGAG GTCAGCCCTGTACTACGTGGACCTCACTGGGGGGAACTGCG AGCTCCTCTCGGATGACTCTCTGGCTGTCACTTCTCCCCGGCTGAGCCCGGACCAGTGTCGCATCGTCTACCTGCAGTTTCCATCTCTGTCCCCCCATCAGCAGTGCGGCCAGTTGTGCCTG TATGACTGGTATACCAGGGTCACCGTGGTGGTGGTGGATGTCGTGCCTCGGCAACTGGGAG AGAACTTCTCTGGGATCTACTGCAGCCTGCTGCCTCTGGGATGCTGGTCGGCTGACAGCCAGAGAGTGGTTTTTGACACAGCTCAGCGCAGCCGGCAG GACCTGTTTGCTGTGGACACCCAGAAGGGCACTGTGACCCCTCTGACAGCTG GAGGGTCAGGTGGAAGCTGGAAGCTGCTCACAATTGACCGGGACCTCATGGTGGCCCAGTTCTCCACACCCAGCCTTCCCCCGTGCCTG AAAGTCGGGTTCCTGCCTCCTGCAGGGATGGAGCAGGAGGTGGTGTGGGTGTCCCTGGAAGAGGCTGAGCCCATTCCTGATATCTCCTGGAGCATCCGGGTACTACAGCCACCCTCAGAGCAAGAGAATGCGCAGTATG TTGGTCTTGACTTTGAAGTGATCCTTATCCAGCCCAGCGACCCTCCAGATAAAACCCAGGTGCCCATGGTGGTCACGCCTCACG GGGGACCCCATTCATCGTTTGTCACTTCCTGGATGCTATTCCCAGCCATGCTTTGCAAGATGGGCTTTGCAGTACTACTAG TGAACTATCGTGGCTCCACGGGCTTTGGCCAGGACAGCATCCTCTCCCTCCTCGGCAATGTGGGCAGCCAGGATGTGAAGGACGTCCAG TTTGCAGTCGAGCAGGTGCTCCAGGAGGAACACTTTGATGCGGGCCGAGTGGCCCTGTTGGGTAGTTCCCATGGCGGCTTCCTGTCCTGCCACCTGATTGGTCAGTACCCCGAGACCTACGGCGCCTGCGTGGTGCGGAACCCTGTGATCAACATTGCCTCCCTGTTCGGCTACACGGACATCCCTGACTG GTGTGTGGTGGAGGCTGGCCACCTCTACAACAGCGATTGCCTGCCAGACCCCATCTTGTGGTGTGAGATGCTGAACAAATCACCCATCAAGTACACTCCTCAG GTGAAGACACCAGTGTTACTGATGCTTGGCCAGGAGGACCGGCGTGTGCCCTTCAAGCAGGGCATGGAGTATTACCGTGCCCTCAAGGCCCGGAACGTGCCTGTTCG